CGAGGCGAGATCCGGGGCCAGCAGCTCCTGCCGGGGGCGGGAGTACCCGGCCAGGGCCAGGCCGGCGGAGTCGGCGTCGTCCAGCAGCTCGCCCTCGGCCAGCGATTCGAGCAGTGCCTCGCAGAAGCCCGGGTCGAGCCCGAGCCGCAGCCCGGCGGCGACCAGGGCCGGGCCGTCCCGGGTGCCGTCGATCAGCTCCAGGAAGGCGGAGACCGCCTTGTCCACGTCCTCGACCACCCGGGCGTGCCGGCGGACGGCGCCGAACTGGAGCGTCCGCCTGTCGCGCCAGAGCCGGGCGAGGGCGGGCTTGAGAGCGGGTCGGGTGACAGGGCGCACGACTACCTCCGAAGGCGCTCGGAACGCTGTGGCTCCAGCAGCATGCCCGATCCTCGGAGAGCGGCGAAGCCGGTTATCCACAGGCGCTGGCCTATGATCCGACTATCCGTCCGCACACCCTGTGGATAACTCGACCGTCGCGGCCGGACAGCCACCGCCACGGGGGCCTTCCGGCCCGGCAGTCGGGTTCTGTCGGATCGACCGGGTAACGTCGTGTGCCATGGCAGCCGAACCGGACTCCCAGCCGCCGGCGTCGCGCCGACGGGTCCGTCCAGCCTCGGGGCCCGGCTGTGCGACGCCCGGTACGCGTGCACGCCCCGGCCCGGCGCCCCAGGAGGCCGCCGCGCCGCCCGCCACGGAGCCCGTCCCGCTCGACCACGCCACCGTCGAGGTCCGCCGCAGCGCCCGCCGCAGCCGGACCGTCTCCGCCTACCGCGAGGGCGACCGCACGGTGGTGCTGATCCCGGCCCGGATGTCGCACGCCGAGGAACAGCGCTGGGTGGCCCGGATGCTCGAGAAGCTGGCCGCCCAGGAGAGCCGCCGGGTGCTCGGCGACGACGCCCTGGCCGCCCGCGCCCGCGAGCTCTCCGCCGCCTACCTGGGCGGCCGCGCGGCGCCCCAGCAGGTCCGGTGGGTCACCAACCAGAACTCCCGCTGGGGCTCCTGCACCCCCAGCGAGCGCACCATCCGGCTGTCGCACCGCCTCCAGGGCATGCCCGAGTACGTGATCGACTACGTGCTCCTGCACGAGCTGGCCCACCTCCTGGTGCCGGACCACGGCCCGCGGTTCTGGGCGCTGCTGGAGGCCTACCCGCGCACCGAGCGGGCCCGCGGCTACCTGGAGGGCGTCGCCTCGGCCGCCCGGCTGCCGCACATCCCCGGCGCCCGCGGCCTCGCCCCCGGCGCCGCCGCGGAGGAGTCCGAGGACTGCGGCTGACCGGTCCGGGCGCGCGGCCGCACGGCGACGGCTCGCGGGTTCCGGGCTGACGGGCCGCCGGGTCGGGCTGACGGGCCGCGAGGTTCGGGCCGACGGGCCGCAGGGTCGGTGGCCGTCCGGCGAGGACGGCCGAGGAGGCGCTCCGCAACCCTCCTGCCGCGGCCGGGTGCTGAGATAGGGTCGCCGCCATGACCAGGGAACTCCCCAAGGCGTCCCGCATCCGGATCAGTGAGCTGACCGCCAGCGCCGAGCTGTACCTCGGCGTGCACCTCACCGCGCCGGGGCTGGCCTTCGACATCAGCTGCTTCGGTCTGGACGCCGACGAACGGCTGAGCGACGACCGCTACTTCGTCTTCTTCAACCAGCCGGCCAGCCCGGAGGACTCCATTCGGTTGCTCGGCGCGCAGGACGGCGACACCGAGTCCTTCCGGGTCGCGCTGGACCGGGTGCCGGAGGGCATCCACAAGCTCAGCCTGACCGCGACGGTGGACGGCGACGGCGTGATGTCCCAGGTCGCCGCCGGCCACGTCCGGATCGTCGCGGACGGGGCCGAGGTCGGCCGGTACGCCTTCACCGGTGCCGAGTTCAGCACCGAGCGCGCCGTGATGCTGGCGGACGTCTACCGCCGCAACGGCGAGTGGCGGTTCGCCGCGGTGGGCCAGGGCTTCGACGGCGGCCTGCGGGCCCTGCTGGAGAACTTCGGCGGCGAGGCCCTGGAGGAGGACGAGCCCGCGCCCGTCCCGGTCCCCGAGGCCGCGTTCACGCCCGCCGCGGCGCCCGCACCGGCACCCGTCCACGCGGCCCCCGAGCCCACCCTGGTCGTCCCCGCCGCGCCGACTGTCCCCGCCGCGCCGGCCGTCCCCGCTCAGCCGGGTCCCCCGCCCGCCGTCCCGGCACCCGTCGCAGCGCCACCGGCCGCCGCGTTCCCCGCGGACGCGACCGTGGTGGCCCCGATGCCCCTCCCGCCGCAGCCCGCCGGCGCCCGGATCACCCTCACCAAGTACGCCGAGGTCCCCGACCAGGTCGGCTGGGTGAAGCAGAGCGACAACCTGGTCCGCTTCTCGCTCACCAAGGGCCAGGACGTGCTCGCCCTGCAGGGCAGCATGGTGGCGTACCAGGGCCGGGCGGACTTCGCCCACGAGGGCTCCGGCGTGCTCCGCAAGCTCACCGCCAACCTGACGGGCCAGCAGCTGAAGCTGATGCGGGTCTCCGGCGAGGGCCAGGTGTTCCTCGCCGACGAGGCCTGCGACCTGCACGTGGTCCGGCTGGAGGGCGACTCGCTGTGCGTCAGCTCCGACCGGGTGCTGGCCTTCGACGCCGGGCTGGAGCACGAGGTCCGCCGGATCGAGGGCGAGGGCCTGCCGGGCGGCGGCTTCTTCACCCTGCAGTTCAGCGGCCACGGGACGGTGGTGGTGAAGACCAGGGGCATCCCGGTGGTGCTCCCGGTCACCCCCGCGCCGGAGACCTACGCCGACATCCACGCGCTGGTCGCGTGGTCGCGCGGCTCCCAGGTGATCACCACCGCGCCGGTGCGGATCCGCCGGTCGGCGTACGCGGGCCACGCGGCCGAGTCGTACAGCCTCCAGTTCCGCGGCGCCCCGGGGAACTTCATCGTCGTCCAGCCGTACGAGGTCTAGGGAGAGCCATGGAGCGGCAGATCCTCAGCGGTGGCGGCCTGCTGGACCAGTTCCAGGCCGTCGCCGGCAACGAGCGGATGAGCAACCACGGCGCCACCATGTGCCGGGTCGCGGTGACCGCGGACCGGGACGTGTACGCCAAGGCCGGCGCCATGGTGGCCTACGACGGCTACCTGCAGTACGAGCCCGTCCCCCAGTCCCTGCGGCGGGCGCTCGGCGAGTGGGCCTCCGGCGAGCGCAGCCCGCTGCTGCGCTGGTCCGGCGACGGCGCGCTGTACCTGGCGGACCTGGGGGCGGACGTGCTCAACCTCCATCTCGCCGACGAGCAGCTGTCCGTCAACGGCTCGCACCTGCTGGCCATGGACGCCACGCTGTCCTGCAGTGTCGAGAAGGTCAAGGGGCCGGCCCTGATGGCCGGCACCGGCCTCTACAACATCACCGTCGGCGGCTCCGGCTGGGTCTCCGTCACCTCCCGGGGCGTGCCCGTGGTGCTGGACTGCGCCGAGGCCGAGACCTACGTGGACCCGGACGCCCTGGTCGCCTGGACCACCGGCCTGGAGATCAAGGTCCGGCGCACCGTCAAGGTCGGCTCGCTGATCGGCCGCGGCAGCGGCGAGGCCGTGCAGCTGGGCTTCAAGGGTTCCGGGTTCGTGGTCGTCCAGCCCAGCGAGGACACGTCCGACCGTCTGAAGATCCGCGGCTGAGGAGCCATCCGTGCAGAGCACCCTGCTGTCCCACACCGCCGTCGAGGGCACCGACCGCTACACCCTGCAGAACCCGCAGATGCTCCGGGTCGCCCTGAACGGCCGGTCCGAGGTCCTCGCCCGCTCGGGCGCCATGGTCGCGCACACCGGGCGGATGTCCTTCACCGGCTGGCGCCCGCCGACCCAGCAGAACAACCGCCGCAACCAGCCGGGCGGACAGCCGCGCCAGGCACGGGACGTCCTCGACCTGATGCGCTGCTCCGGCACCGGCACGGTCTACCTGGCCAACCTCGCCCAGCACCTGCACATCCTCGACCTCTCCGGCGAGGGACTGGTGGTCAACAGCGGGTACGTGCTGGCGCTCGACGCCACGCTGAGCTGGCGGGCGGTGAACATCGAGAACGGCGAACGGATCGCCGGGGTGGGCGGGCGCAGCCTGGAGTTCACCGGCAGCGGGCACCTGGTCCTGATGACCTCGGGCCGCCCGCTGGTGATGCGGGTGCAGCCCGGGCAGTTCGTCTACGGGGACGCCGACGCGGTGGTCGGCTGGTCCTCGGGGCTGGAGGTGCAGCTGCAGGCACAGAGCAGCAACACCGAGGCCTGGCGCCGGCGCGGCACGGCCACCGAGGGGTGGGAGCTGGCGTTCACCGGCGAGGGGTACGTGCTGGTGCAGCCGAGCGAGCTGTTGCCGCCGCGGCGGTGACGCGCCGGGCAGGTCGGGTGCCTGTCGGCTGCCTGTCGTGTGCTGAAGGAGCGGGGAACGGCCCGGGAGGCGGGAGGTGCGATGCCGTACCTTCCGCCTCCCGGGCCGTTCTCACGCTGCCGGTGCCCGGCCGTCGTAGCGACTCAGGCGGTGAGCTCGCGGGCCAGGGTGACCAGGTCGCGGACCGAGGGGTCGGTCGGCTCGGGGAGGGCGTCGTAGGCGAACCAGCGGAGGTCCAGTGACTCCTCGCTGATCAGGGCCTCGGCGCCGGCCGGGGCGACGGCCACGTACTGGACGTCGAGGTGGGTGTTCTCCGGCCGGTCCTTGCCGGCGCAGCGGACCTGGTGCCGGTCGAGCTTGACCGGCACCGGTCGTCCGTCGACGCCGAGCAGCTCCAGCCCGGCGATGCCCGACTCCTCGGTGGCCTCGCGCAGGGCGGCGGCCGCCAGGGTCGTGTCGCCCGGCTCACAGTGGCCGCCCATCTGCAGCCAGCGGCCTACCTTGGGGTGCAGGGTCAGCAGCACCCGCCCGGCGGACGGGTCGACCACCACGGCGCTGGCCGTGATGTGGGCGGGCAGGCAGGCGCGCCACAGGCCGTCGGGCCGGTCGGCGAGGTGGTCGAGGTAGTCCAGGCGCAGCCGCTCCTGGCGGTCGTCGGCCACCGTCCAGTCGCTGAGCGCGCGGACGGCGTCGGTGTGCAGGGTGGTCACCGGCCGGACCCGTCCTTCCCGTTCGACTCGCCGTCCGCGTCGTCCCCGGCGGCCTTGCCGTCGCCGGCGCCCGCGTCGCCCGCGGCGCCCTTGTCGTCGGCGCCGGTCCGGCCCTGGGCGGCCTCACCGAGCAGCTTGTCCAGGGCGGCGAAGTCGATGCCGCCCTCCAGGCCCTCGCCGGAGCCGCGGTGCACGAAGCCGTCCGGGTCGTCCAGGTCGGCGGCGGTGGGCAGCATGTCGGGGTGGCTCCAGAGGGCGTCGCGGCCCTCGACGCCTCGGGCGTCGGCCAGCGAGGCCCACAGCCGGGAGGCGTCCCGCAGGCGGCGCGGGCGCAGCTCCAGGCCGACCAGGGTGGCGAAGGTCTGCTCGGCGGGGCCGCCGGTGGCGCGGCGGCGGCGGAGCGTCTCGCGCAGCGCGGCGGCCTGCGGCAGGTGCGGCTGGGCGGCGGCGTGGACCACCGCGTCCACCCAACCCTCGACCAGGGCGAGCGCGGTCTCCAGGCGGGCCAGCGCGGCCTTCTGCTCGGGGGTGTCCTCGGGCTGCAGCAGGCCGCCGGCCAGCGCCTCCTGCAGGGCCTCCGGGTTGCTCGGGTCGAGCTGGCCGACCAGCTCCTCCATCCGGGAGGTGTCGACCTTGATGCCGCGGGCGTACGCCTCGACCGCGCCGAACAGGTGGGTCCGCAGCCACGGCACGTGGGCGAACAGCCGCTGGTGGGCGGCCTCGCGCAGGGCCAGGTAGAGCCGGACCTCCTCGGCGGGGACGCTCAGGCCCTCGCCGAACTCGGCGATGTTCTGCGGCAGCAGCGCGGCCTTGCCGGCCGGGGCGAGCGGCAGACCGACGTCGGTGGAGCCCAGCACCTCGGCGGCCAGGGCGCCGAGCGCCTGCCCGATCTGGGTGCCGAACATGGCGCCGCCCATCGAGCGCATGACGCCCATCAGCGGGCCGGCCATGGCCTGCATCTCGGCCGGGAGCACCCCGCCCATGGCGTTGCCCACCCGCTCGGCCACCGGGTCGACCAGGTCCTTCCAGACCGGCAGGGTGGCCTCGATCCACTCGGCGCGGCTCCAGGCCACGGCCGTGGTCGAGCCGGAGGGGAACTCGGTGGCCGCGTCCAGCCAGAGCTCGGCCAGCCGGACGGCCTCGGCCACGGCGGTGCGCTCGCCGTCCCCCACCGAGCGGTCCTTGCTCCTGCCCTCGGGCTGCTCGGCGACCACGGTCTGCCGGGCGATGTTCTTGGCGAGGTCCCAGTTCACCGGGCCGCCCTCGAAGGAGAGCATCTGCCCGAGCTGCTGGAAGGCGGCGCCGAGGTCATTGGGGTTGAAGCCGCCCATCATCGCGGCGAAGGGGTTGTCGCCGGCGTTCCCGGCGCCGCCCATGCCGAACAGGGCACCCAGCGGGTTGCCCGTGCCGAAGCCGAAGGCGGGGGGCTGCTGCGGGGTCGAGTCGCCCTGCTCGTCGTCCTTCTTGCCCTTGCTGTTGCCGTCCTCGGGCTCCTCGGGGGGAACTCCGAAGCCGAAGGGGAGGTCACTCACGGGGTCCTCGATCTGGTCGGCCGTCACGCGGGGGGTGTGGCGGGGAGGGGGAGAAGACGGTGCGCCTGGGGGCGATGGTCTCGCGGCCCGACCGCGCCGGTGCACCGCTGGGCCCGCGCCTCGGGCAGGATGGACGGTACGTGACACTCGTACGTACGCACATAAGCTAACCGTGGAGGATGGCCGGTGAGTTCCCCGCCTTCGGACGTTCGCTCTGGGCTGACCGGGGACGAGGACGACCCAGCCGACGCCGGTTCGCCGTCTCCAGCCTACGGCGGGCGGCCCCTGACCGTGGCCGTGACCGGCGCCGCGGGCGTGCTCGGCGAACGGGTCGCTGCCCGGCTGGTGGCCTCGTCCGGCGTCCGCAGGGTGCTGGCCGTGGACGACCGCCGCGGCGACGTCCCCGGGGTGCAGTGGCGGGTCCTGGACGTCCGCGACCCCGCGGTGGCCGAGCGCCTCGCCGGGGTGGACGTGGTCGTGCACCTGGCGATGGACCTGGGCATGGAGTCCGACCCGCGCGCCCGGAGCGCGTACAACGTGCGGGGCGCGCAGACGGTGCTGACCGCCGCCGCGGCCGCCGGGGTGCACCGGGTGGTGCTCTGCACCTCGGCGATGGTCTACGGCGCGCTGCCCGACAACGAGGTGCCGCTGGCCGAGGACTCCGAGCTGCGGGCCACCGAGGAGGCCTCGCTGGTCGGCGACCTGCTGGAGATCGAGCGCCTGGCCCGCCGGGCCCCGCGCGCCCACCCGGGCCTGCAGGTCACCGTGCTGCGGCCCGCCGTGGTGGTCGGACCCGGCATCGACACCGTGCTCACCCGGCACTTCGAGGCGCCCCGGCTGCTGGTGGTGGCCGGGTCCCGGCCGTGCTGGCAGTTCTGCCACCTGGACGACCTGGCCTCGGCGCTGGAGTACGCGGCGCTCGGCCTGGTCGAGGGGGAGGTGACGGTCGGCTGCGACGGCTGGCTGGAGCAGGAGGACGTGGAGGCGCTCTCCGGGATCCGGCGGATGGAGCTGCCCGCCTCGCTGGCCCTGGGCACCGCGGCCCGGCTGCACCGGCTGGGCCTCACCCCGGCCCCGGCCGGGGACCTGGCGTACACGATGTACCCCTGGGTGGTCTCCGGCAGCCGGCTGCACGAGGCCGGCTGGCGGCCGCGGTACACCAACGAGGAGGTGCTGGCCGAGCTGCTGGCGCAGGTCTCCGGCAAGCACGCGGTGGCGGGCCGGCGGCTGGGCGGCAAGGAGGCGGCGACCAGCCTCGGCGCGGCCGGCGCCACGGTGGCCCTGGTCGGTACGGCGGCCCTGGTCCGGCGGGCGCGGAAGCGGCGGCGGTTCTAGCGCGGAGGCGGGGGCGGGGCGGTCTGACGGGACGGTGGGGTGGCGCGGTTCGGAGCCCGGTTTCTCGCGATGTGAAATTTCCCAATCGTGATGCGGAAGCATCTGCCCCCGTCGGGCACGATGGGGAATCATGGTGACCATGTCCGAGTCCGAGAACCACGACCCGATCCGCCTGCTCGCCATCCGTGACACCCCGCTCTCCCTGGACGAGGTGTACGACGCGGTCGGCGACGACGCCGCCGGGGGGACGACGCTCTTCGTCGGGACGGTCCGCGACCACGACGGGGGCAAGTCGGTCGCCGCGCTGGAGTACAGCGCCCACCCGACCGCCGAGAAGGAGCTGCGCCGGATCGCCGAGAAGGTCTGCGCCGACTTCCCGGTCCGCGCGCTGGCGGCCGTCCACCGGGTCGGCCGGCTGGCCATCACCGACAAGGCCGTGATCGTGGCGGTGTCCTGCGCGCACCGCGGCGAGGCCTTCGAGGCGGCCCGCCGTCTGATCGACGACCTCAAGCACCAGGTGCCGATCTGGAAGCACCAGGTCTTCACCGACGGCGAGGAGGAGTGGGTCGGCGCCGGCACCTGCTGAATTCGGTCGCACACCCGCCGTAACCCGGATGGCGCCGCAGCCGTTCTCCAGACGGGCGGTTAATCTGCTCATAGGCACGATGAGCTGGGAGTACGGATATGGCTGCGCTCGCCTGGTTGATCATTCCCGCCGTAGCGGCGATCCTCGCCTCGATCTGGGCGATCTGGGCCGCCCGGCCGCCCCGCGCGGCCACCGATCCCAGCTCGCTGGCCGAGCACGAGCGCTTCCGCGCCGCGATGGAGCGCAGCACCTCCCCCGACAACCGTTCGGGTCGCTGACCCGGGCGGCGTCCGGCCACCCTCTTCCCGTACTGTCGAGCCATGCCACGCCGCTCCGCGACGATGCTCGCCGCCACCCTGCTGCTGATAGGCCTGCTCTGCGTCTCCGTGCTGCTCAAGGTTCCGTACACGGAGATGAGCCCCGGCCCGACGTACAACACGCTCGGCCAGCAGGAGAAGACCGGTGAGCCGGTGATCACCATCACCGGGCACGAGAGCTACCCGGCCGCCGGCAACCTCAACATGACCACGGTCCAGGTCACCGGCGCGAAGTACCAGCCGAGCCTGATCTCCGCCGTGGTCGGCTGGCTGCGCGACGACGTGCTGGTGGTACCGCACGACAACGTGTACCCGAAGGGCCAGACCGACCAGGAGGCCCAGAAGCAGAACGCCGAGGAGTTCGCCTCCTCCGAGGACAGCGCCAAGACCGCGGCCCTCAACCAGCTCGGCATCCCCGTCGGCACCGAGGTGATCGTCTCCTCGGTGGTGGCCGGCGGGCCCTCCGAGGGCAAGCTGCACGCCGGCGACCAGATCGTGGCGGTGGACGGCCAGCGGACCACCGGCCAGGGCAGCGTGGCCGAACTGGTCACCAAGCACCAGCCGGGCGAGACGGTGGTGTTCACGGTCGTCCCGCGGGCCAAGGCCTCCGCCACCCCCAACCCGGCGGACGAGACCACCGTCCCGATCACCACCGGCCGGGCCACCGACGGGCGGGCCATAGTCGGCATCATGCCGGGGACGGACCACACCTACCCGTTCAAGATCGACATCGGGCTGCAGGACGTCGGCGGGCCCAGCGCCGGCCTGATGTTCGCGCTCGGGATCATCGACAAGCTGACCCCGAACGACCTGACCGGCGGCACCTTCGTGGCCGGCACCGGCACCATCACCGACAACGGGCAGGTCGGCCCGATCGGCGGCATCCGGATGAAGCTGATCGCGGCCCGCGACAAGGGCGCCCAGTACTTCCTCACCCCGGCCGACAACTGCGACGACGCCGGCAAGGCCACGCCGAGCGGGCTCACCCTGGTGAAGGTGGAGAACCTGGACGGGGCGCTGAAGGCGCTGGAGAAGATCCGCAGCGGGGACACCGCCGGACTGCCGTCCTGCAAGGCCTGACCGGACAGGGCGGGGAGCGCGGGCCGGACCCGGCGCGACTCCCCGCCCACGGCCCTAGGAGAAGGTGGCGAGCAGGGCCTCGGTCAGGCCCGGGACGAGCTCGGGGCCGGTGAGCACCTCGCGGGCGACGTCCTTCTCACGGAGCCGCAGCGCGATCTCCTTGGAACCGTCCCGCAGCACCGCCGCGGTGATCCGGACCTCCTGCCGCTGCGGGTGCTCGGCCACCCAGGCGGCGATCTCCTTCTCGGTGGCGTTCTTCGGCCGGGAGGCCTCCGCCCCCGGCGGCAGCATCAGCCGCTCGACCACCAGCGCGCAGCCGACCACCTGGTCCGGCCAGGCGATGGTGCCCAGGAACTTGTCCAGCTCCATGCCGGCCGGCAGTTCGTCCTGCTCGACCGGGGTCAGGCCTTCGGTCTGGTCGTCCGCCAGGCCCAGCTGGCGGGCGAGCTTCGGGTTGGCCTTGCGCATCGCGGTGTTGTCCACCAGGGCGAACAGGCGGGCCGGGAGGTCCCAGCCGAGGGTGGCGGCGTACTCGTCGATCTCCAGCGCGGCGCGGGTCAGCGGGGTCGCGGCGGGCAGGCCGGAGGCGGGGGTGTCATGGGCGTCGGACATGCCCCCATCCTCACACGTGCCGGGCACCGCCCCGGTGCACCGCTCACGTGTGGAAGTCAACCCCGAACCGTGGGAACTCGGGTAAAGACGGATTAAGTTGCACTGACGACCGCACGTTCACCCGCATCACGACACAGCAGAGGTGCCACCTTGGTATTCCAGATGCCGGATCGCTCCGGAGGGCCCGCCTTCCGTGCGAGAGTCGGCCCGCCGTCCCGCCGCACCAGGGTGCTCCTGCTCACCGCGGGCGTGCTCGCCCTGCTCTTCCTGCTGTTCGTGATGTTCTCCGGGCTCTGGACCGACTGGCTGTGGTTCAAGTCGGTCAGCTACTCCTCGGTGTTCACCGCGCAGCTGTGGACCAAGGCCGGGCTGTTCGCCGTGTTCGGGCTGCTGATGGCCGTCGTCGTGGGCGCCAACATCTGGCTGGCCCACCGGCTGCGCCCGCCGCTGGCCGCGATGTCGGTCGAGCAGCAGAGCCTGGACCGCTACCGGATGGGCGTGGCGCCCTACAAGAAGCGCCTGCTGGTCGGCGTCTCGCTGCTGATCGGCCTGGTCGCCGGCGCCACCGCCACCAGCCAGTGGCGGACCTGGATGCTGTGGACCAACGGCACCGCGTTCGGCGTCAAGGACAGCCAGTTCCACCTGGACGTCTCCTTCTACGCCTTCCGCCTGCCGTTCTACGAGTTCCTGCTGGGCTTCGCCTTCAGCGCGGTGATCGTCTCGCTGCTGGCCTCGGGCCTGGTGCACTACCTGTACGGCGGCCTGCGCCTGCAGGGCCCGGGCCGCCGGGCGAGCCGCGGCGCGCAGGGCCACCTGGCCGTGCTGCTCGGCGTCTTCGTGCTGCTCAAGGCCGGGGCGTACTGGCTCGACCGGTACGCGCTGGCGGTGAAGACCGGCACCTACAAGGGTGTCGAGGGCTGGACGGGCCTGCGCTACGTGGACGCCAACGCCTTCCTGCCGGCCAAGACCATCCTGTTCTTCGTGGCGATCATCTGCGCCCTGCTGTTCTTCCTGACGCCGATCCGGCGCACCTGGGCCCCCGCACTGATCGGCTTCGGCCTGATGGTGCTCTCGGCGGTGCTGATCGGCGGGCTGTACCCGGCGATCGTGCAGCAGTTCCAGGTCAAGCCGAACGAGCAGGCCAAGGAGACGCCGTACATCCAGAAGAACATCGACGCCACCCGGCAGGCGTACGGCATCGCGGACAGCCAGACCCAGCAGTACGACCCCAAGAACTCCACCAGCC
The window above is part of the Kitasatospora sp. HUAS MG31 genome. Proteins encoded here:
- a CDS encoding TerD family protein — encoded protein: MTRELPKASRIRISELTASAELYLGVHLTAPGLAFDISCFGLDADERLSDDRYFVFFNQPASPEDSIRLLGAQDGDTESFRVALDRVPEGIHKLSLTATVDGDGVMSQVAAGHVRIVADGAEVGRYAFTGAEFSTERAVMLADVYRRNGEWRFAAVGQGFDGGLRALLENFGGEALEEDEPAPVPVPEAAFTPAAAPAPAPVHAAPEPTLVVPAAPTVPAAPAVPAQPGPPPAVPAPVAAPPAAAFPADATVVAPMPLPPQPAGARITLTKYAEVPDQVGWVKQSDNLVRFSLTKGQDVLALQGSMVAYQGRADFAHEGSGVLRKLTANLTGQQLKLMRVSGEGQVFLADEACDLHVVRLEGDSLCVSSDRVLAFDAGLEHEVRRIEGEGLPGGGFFTLQFSGHGTVVVKTRGIPVVLPVTPAPETYADIHALVAWSRGSQVITTAPVRIRRSAYAGHAAESYSLQFRGAPGNFIVVQPYEV
- a CDS encoding NUDIX hydrolase — protein: MTTLHTDAVRALSDWTVADDRQERLRLDYLDHLADRPDGLWRACLPAHITASAVVVDPSAGRVLLTLHPKVGRWLQMGGHCEPGDTTLAAAALREATEESGIAGLELLGVDGRPVPVKLDRHQVRCAGKDRPENTHLDVQYVAVAPAGAEALISEESLDLRWFAYDALPEPTDPSVRDLVTLARELTA
- a CDS encoding PPA1309 family protein gives rise to the protein MSDAHDTPASGLPAATPLTRAALEIDEYAATLGWDLPARLFALVDNTAMRKANPKLARQLGLADDQTEGLTPVEQDELPAGMELDKFLGTIAWPDQVVGCALVVERLMLPPGAEASRPKNATEKEIAAWVAEHPQRQEVRITAAVLRDGSKEIALRLREKDVAREVLTGPELVPGLTEALLATFS
- a CDS encoding zinc-dependent metalloprotease, translated to MSDLPFGFGVPPEEPEDGNSKGKKDDEQGDSTPQQPPAFGFGTGNPLGALFGMGGAGNAGDNPFAAMMGGFNPNDLGAAFQQLGQMLSFEGGPVNWDLAKNIARQTVVAEQPEGRSKDRSVGDGERTAVAEAVRLAELWLDAATEFPSGSTTAVAWSRAEWIEATLPVWKDLVDPVAERVGNAMGGVLPAEMQAMAGPLMGVMRSMGGAMFGTQIGQALGALAAEVLGSTDVGLPLAPAGKAALLPQNIAEFGEGLSVPAEEVRLYLALREAAHQRLFAHVPWLRTHLFGAVEAYARGIKVDTSRMEELVGQLDPSNPEALQEALAGGLLQPEDTPEQKAALARLETALALVEGWVDAVVHAAAQPHLPQAAALRETLRRRRATGGPAEQTFATLVGLELRPRRLRDASRLWASLADARGVEGRDALWSHPDMLPTAADLDDPDGFVHRGSGEGLEGGIDFAALDKLLGEAAQGRTGADDKGAAGDAGAGDGKAAGDDADGESNGKDGSGR
- a CDS encoding PDZ domain-containing protein, translated to MPRRSATMLAATLLLIGLLCVSVLLKVPYTEMSPGPTYNTLGQQEKTGEPVITITGHESYPAAGNLNMTTVQVTGAKYQPSLISAVVGWLRDDVLVVPHDNVYPKGQTDQEAQKQNAEEFASSEDSAKTAALNQLGIPVGTEVIVSSVVAGGPSEGKLHAGDQIVAVDGQRTTGQGSVAELVTKHQPGETVVFTVVPRAKASATPNPADETTVPITTGRATDGRAIVGIMPGTDHTYPFKIDIGLQDVGGPSAGLMFALGIIDKLTPNDLTGGTFVAGTGTITDNGQVGPIGGIRMKLIAARDKGAQYFLTPADNCDDAGKATPSGLTLVKVENLDGALKALEKIRSGDTAGLPSCKA
- a CDS encoding M48 family metallopeptidase, giving the protein MAAEPDSQPPASRRRVRPASGPGCATPGTRARPGPAPQEAAAPPATEPVPLDHATVEVRRSARRSRTVSAYREGDRTVVLIPARMSHAEEQRWVARMLEKLAAQESRRVLGDDALAARARELSAAYLGGRAAPQQVRWVTNQNSRWGSCTPSERTIRLSHRLQGMPEYVIDYVLLHELAHLLVPDHGPRFWALLEAYPRTERARGYLEGVASAARLPHIPGARGLAPGAAAEESEDCG
- a CDS encoding AIM24 family protein, whose translation is MQSTLLSHTAVEGTDRYTLQNPQMLRVALNGRSEVLARSGAMVAHTGRMSFTGWRPPTQQNNRRNQPGGQPRQARDVLDLMRCSGTGTVYLANLAQHLHILDLSGEGLVVNSGYVLALDATLSWRAVNIENGERIAGVGGRSLEFTGSGHLVLMTSGRPLVMRVQPGQFVYGDADAVVGWSSGLEVQLQAQSSNTEAWRRRGTATEGWELAFTGEGYVLVQPSELLPPRR
- a CDS encoding NAD-dependent epimerase/dehydratase family protein, translated to MSSPPSDVRSGLTGDEDDPADAGSPSPAYGGRPLTVAVTGAAGVLGERVAARLVASSGVRRVLAVDDRRGDVPGVQWRVLDVRDPAVAERLAGVDVVVHLAMDLGMESDPRARSAYNVRGAQTVLTAAAAAGVHRVVLCTSAMVYGALPDNEVPLAEDSELRATEEASLVGDLLEIERLARRAPRAHPGLQVTVLRPAVVVGPGIDTVLTRHFEAPRLLVVAGSRPCWQFCHLDDLASALEYAALGLVEGEVTVGCDGWLEQEDVEALSGIRRMELPASLALGTAARLHRLGLTPAPAGDLAYTMYPWVVSGSRLHEAGWRPRYTNEEVLAELLAQVSGKHAVAGRRLGGKEAATSLGAAGATVALVGTAALVRRARKRRRF
- a CDS encoding AIM24 family protein, with the protein product MSNHGATMCRVAVTADRDVYAKAGAMVAYDGYLQYEPVPQSLRRALGEWASGERSPLLRWSGDGALYLADLGADVLNLHLADEQLSVNGSHLLAMDATLSCSVEKVKGPALMAGTGLYNITVGGSGWVSVTSRGVPVVLDCAEAETYVDPDALVAWTTGLEIKVRRTVKVGSLIGRGSGEAVQLGFKGSGFVVVQPSEDTSDRLKIRG
- a CDS encoding molybdenum cofactor biosynthesis protein MoaE, yielding MSESENHDPIRLLAIRDTPLSLDEVYDAVGDDAAGGTTLFVGTVRDHDGGKSVAALEYSAHPTAEKELRRIAEKVCADFPVRALAAVHRVGRLAITDKAVIVAVSCAHRGEAFEAARRLIDDLKHQVPIWKHQVFTDGEEEWVGAGTC